Proteins from one Deinococcus radiopugnans ATCC 19172 genomic window:
- a CDS encoding cold-shock protein yields MPVGTVKWFNAEKGFGFIETPGSPDVFAHFSAIQSSGFKKLNEGDEVEFEVEEGQRGKGPQAKNIVVTKAGPATGFSDRPRRDDRW; encoded by the coding sequence ATGCCCGTAGGTACAGTGAAATGGTTTAACGCAGAGAAAGGCTTTGGCTTCATCGAAACACCCGGCAGCCCGGACGTGTTCGCGCACTTCAGCGCGATCCAGAGCAGCGGCTTCAAGAAGCTGAACGAAGGCGACGAAGTGGAATTCGAAGTCGAAGAAGGACAGCGCGGCAAGGGCCCCCAGGCCAAGAACATCGTGGTCACGAAGGCTGGACCTGCCACTGGGTTTAGCGACCGCCCTCGCCGCGACGATCGCTGGTAA
- a CDS encoding ISL3 family transposase codes for MDFSFLPDSWQLLESVQDGEHLILRVQDQSSHRPCPHCQHLSAHIHSHYVRRPQDLALGQRPVTLFVHTRRFRCLNPACGCVTFAERWPDWLEPHAQRTCRLAQRQSQIALQVGGEGGHRLLQILGEVTSADTLLRLLRRLPLPSFTTPRVLGVDDFCFRRRKTYGTILIDLERHRVVDLLPDREIATLTQWLQNHPGVEVISRDRSGDYARGAASGAPDAQQIADRFHLFGNIREAV; via the coding sequence ATGGACTTTTCCTTCCTCCCCGACTCGTGGCAGCTGCTGGAATCCGTTCAGGACGGCGAACATCTGATCCTGCGGGTGCAGGATCAATCCTCCCACCGCCCCTGTCCCCACTGTCAGCACCTGAGTGCCCATATTCACAGCCATTACGTTCGTCGGCCGCAGGATCTCGCCCTCGGACAACGCCCCGTGACGTTGTTCGTTCACACGCGTCGCTTCCGCTGCCTGAATCCGGCCTGTGGCTGTGTGACCTTCGCGGAGCGCTGGCCCGACTGGCTTGAACCGCATGCCCAGCGCACCTGTCGACTGGCCCAGCGTCAGAGCCAGATTGCTCTGCAAGTTGGCGGAGAAGGTGGCCACCGACTGCTTCAGATCCTGGGGGAAGTCACGAGCGCCGATACCCTGCTGCGACTGCTTCGTCGTCTTCCCCTGCCCTCATTCACCACGCCCAGAGTCCTGGGCGTCGATGACTTCTGCTTTCGCCGCCGGAAGACGTATGGCACGATCCTGATTGACCTGGAGCGCCACAGGGTAGTGGACCTGCTGCCAGACCGTGAAATAGCCACACTGACACAGTGGCTCCAGAACCATCCCGGCGTCGAGGTGATCAGCCGGGACCGCTCGGGAGACTACGCGCGTGGGGCCGCGTCCGGCGCACCGGACGCTCAGCAGATCGCGGACCGTTTCCATCTGTTCGGAAACATCCGCGAGGCCGTGTAG
- a CDS encoding winged helix-turn-helix domain-containing protein, with product MTQYSVSGARKVLHRYHTLGLDGLGDGRADNLGAPTVLTEAEQQQFAARLRGDFDQGIVWSGKMVQDWIREHFGKTVYLGRTYEFMRLAGFSPQRPRPRHVGGNEADQEAFKSKS from the coding sequence TTGACTCAATATTCCGTCTCGGGTGCGCGCAAAGTCCTGCATCGGTATCACACCCTGGGGTTGGACGGTCTGGGGGATGGCCGCGCCGACAATCTAGGCGCGCCCACGGTCTTGACCGAGGCGGAGCAGCAACAGTTCGCCGCCCGTCTGCGCGGGGATTTTGACCAGGGCATCGTCTGGAGCGGCAAAATGGTTCAGGACTGGATTCGGGAGCACTTTGGCAAAACGGTGTACCTGGGCCGCACCTATGAGTTCATGCGACTGGCCGGGTTCTCGCCCCAGCGTCCACGCCCCCGACATGTCGGGGGCAACGAGGCCGACCAGGAAGCGTTCAAATCAAAATCCTAG
- a CDS encoding ISL3 family transposase, translated as MAQREWTVTQIYDTLVQQGYEGAFSGVSAYVTWLREGHEPPATADQPGLTPVREKRLGVREVSWLFTLDPDRLTPEMTRRLRLLVDRWPQGQATYALIQQLTSLLRQAPTSGSALLASWIQAALDSGMMEIQRLGRSFKKDFAAICGAIESPWSNGQTEGQVHRLKLIKRQMYGRANLDLLKCRVLLA; from the coding sequence ATGGCGCAGCGGGAATGGACGGTGACCCAGATCTACGACACGCTGGTTCAGCAGGGCTATGAGGGTGCATTCAGCGGTGTGTCAGCGTACGTGACGTGGCTGCGCGAAGGCCACGAACCACCAGCGACAGCGGATCAACCGGGCCTGACCCCCGTGCGGGAAAAGCGGCTCGGGGTCCGCGAGGTGTCCTGGCTGTTCACCCTGGACCCAGACCGTTTGACCCCGGAGATGACCAGGAGGCTGCGCCTCCTGGTGGACCGCTGGCCACAGGGTCAGGCGACGTATGCCTTGATCCAGCAACTCACGTCGCTGCTTCGGCAGGCCCCCACGTCAGGCTCGGCCCTGCTGGCGAGCTGGATCCAGGCGGCGCTGGACAGCGGCATGATGGAAATCCAACGACTGGGGCGCAGTTTTAAGAAGGATTTCGCAGCGATCTGCGGCGCGATTGAATCCCCATGGAGCAATGGACAGACGGAAGGCCAGGTTCATCGGCTGAAGCTGATCAAACGGCAGATGTATGGCCGGGCGAATCTCGATCTGCTGAAGTGTCGAGTTCTGCTGGCTTGA